A stretch of the Paenibacillus sp. JQZ6Y-1 genome encodes the following:
- a CDS encoding glycosyltransferase family 2 protein: MDVSVLILNYNTCQLTLDCIASVYRSQTQYAYEIIVVDNHSSDDSVTRIPATFPDVVFIANPDNGGFAKGNNIGMKQAQGRYTLLLNSDTIVEPDTLETMVSFMDSHPRAGAAGCKIVLPDGSLDKACKRGFPTPSASFYYAFGFSKWFPNNPKFNGYQLGYLSPDESYQVDSLVGAFMLVRREVIQQIGGLDEAFFMYGEDIDWCYRIKEAGWEIHYRGNTFIVHYKGASSRRKPFKIIYEFHRAMWLFHRKHYRNKYSFITNGIVYMGIGVKLAMSLIKNKLLRPASVSTAEAERRVQT, translated from the coding sequence ATGGACGTTAGCGTTTTAATTTTAAATTATAATACATGTCAGCTGACACTGGATTGTATTGCATCGGTATATCGTTCGCAGACACAGTATGCGTACGAGATTATCGTAGTCGACAATCATTCCAGTGATGATTCCGTCACCCGCATTCCGGCAACTTTCCCGGATGTTGTATTCATCGCTAATCCCGACAACGGAGGCTTTGCCAAAGGCAATAATATTGGCATGAAACAGGCACAGGGACGATACACATTGCTGCTCAATTCCGATACCATCGTAGAACCGGACACACTGGAAACGATGGTTTCTTTTATGGACAGCCATCCGCGTGCAGGTGCGGCAGGCTGCAAAATTGTTTTGCCGGACGGTTCGCTGGACAAGGCATGCAAGCGTGGCTTTCCTACGCCTTCAGCATCGTTTTATTACGCGTTCGGATTTTCCAAATGGTTTCCGAACAATCCCAAGTTTAACGGATACCAGCTAGGGTATCTGAGCCCCGACGAGAGCTACCAAGTCGACTCGCTGGTTGGCGCGTTTATGCTCGTCCGGCGTGAAGTCATTCAGCAGATTGGTGGGCTGGATGAAGCATTTTTCATGTACGGTGAAGATATTGATTGGTGCTACCGGATCAAGGAAGCAGGCTGGGAGATTCATTACCGAGGCAATACGTTTATTGTGCATTACAAGGGAGCGAGTAGCCGCCGCAAGCCGTTCAAGATCATTTACGAGTTTCATCGGGCGATGTGGCTGTTTCACCGCAAGCATTATCGGAACAAGTACTCGTTTATCACAAATGGTATTGTGTATATGGGCATCGGGGTGAAGCTTGCGATGTCATTGATTAAAAATAAATTGTTGCGACCGGCTTCCGTATCGACAGCCGAGGCAGAAAGGAGAGTTCAGACGTGA
- a CDS encoding undecaprenyl-phosphate glucose phosphotransferase: MIRKNQRFLTRLYILTDFFVIQLSFLLAWFLKFQALVLPYDNSPEGYGALPIETYFMWSMIYGGIAVLIGTMSSLYSAKRKKRFADEMLKIVQTHAVSIFVLLGALFFFKEVNISRYYLLVYMIFNLLFIISYRYIIKLGLKRARQKGFNKQFVLILGAGSLGKRFYDNLLQYPEMGYEVVGFLDDYRDFDNIELRKYKPVLGKINELGDKLHSMMIDEVILALPLDAHDKYPWIIAECEKAGVRTLIIPDFFDYLPARPYFDNFAGMPMINVRDIPLDIAANRIFKRGFDILFSLAAILVTSPIMLVVAIGVKLTSPGPIIFKQERVGLNRRNFMMFKFRSMRVIPEGQVDTGWTTANDPRKTKFGSFIRRTSLDELPQFFNVLIGDMSVVGPRPERPYYVEQFREEIPKYMVKHHVRPGITGWAQSNGLRGDTSIEDRINHDIFYIENWSLLFDIKIIFKTIRNGFVNKNAY; encoded by the coding sequence GTGATCCGCAAAAATCAGCGATTTTTGACCCGACTGTATATTTTGACGGATTTCTTTGTGATTCAGCTGTCCTTTCTGCTTGCTTGGTTTTTAAAATTCCAAGCTTTGGTGCTGCCGTATGATAATTCGCCTGAAGGGTATGGCGCATTGCCGATTGAGACTTACTTTATGTGGAGTATGATCTATGGCGGTATCGCCGTATTGATCGGAACGATGAGTAGCTTGTATTCAGCCAAGCGCAAAAAACGGTTTGCCGATGAAATGCTGAAAATTGTGCAGACGCATGCAGTTAGTATTTTCGTCTTGCTTGGCGCGTTATTCTTCTTCAAAGAAGTCAATATTTCCCGTTACTATCTGCTCGTGTATATGATCTTCAACCTGCTGTTCATTATATCCTACCGATATATTATCAAGCTGGGATTGAAGCGGGCGCGGCAAAAAGGCTTTAACAAGCAGTTTGTATTGATTCTAGGCGCAGGCTCACTCGGTAAACGGTTTTATGATAATCTGCTGCAATACCCAGAAATGGGCTATGAGGTGGTCGGTTTTCTGGATGATTACCGTGATTTCGACAATATCGAGCTGCGTAAGTACAAGCCGGTATTGGGGAAAATCAATGAATTAGGCGATAAGCTGCATTCCATGATGATTGATGAGGTCATTCTCGCGCTTCCGCTGGATGCGCATGACAAGTATCCGTGGATCATTGCAGAATGTGAAAAGGCAGGCGTGCGTACGCTCATTATTCCTGACTTCTTCGACTATTTGCCAGCGCGACCGTATTTCGATAATTTTGCAGGGATGCCGATGATTAACGTGCGCGATATTCCACTGGATATTGCTGCCAATCGGATTTTCAAGCGTGGCTTTGATATTCTATTCTCCCTCGCAGCCATTTTGGTTACATCGCCGATTATGCTTGTCGTTGCCATCGGGGTGAAGCTGACCTCGCCGGGACCGATTATTTTCAAGCAGGAGCGGGTCGGTCTGAATCGTCGTAACTTCATGATGTTCAAATTCCGCTCCATGCGTGTGATTCCAGAAGGTCAGGTGGATACGGGCTGGACAACTGCTAACGATCCACGTAAAACGAAGTTCGGTTCGTTTATCCGTCGTACTAGTCTGGATGAGCTGCCACAATTTTTCAATGTGTTGATCGGCGATATGAGTGTGGTCGGTCCGCGTCCAGAGCGTCCTTATTACGTGGAGCAATTCCGTGAGGAGATTCCGAAGTATATGGTTAAGCACCATGTACGCCCCGGTATTACTGGTTGGGCACAGAGCAATGGCTTGCGCGGTGATACATCCATCGAGGATCGGATCAACCATGATATTTTCTACATTGAGAATTGGTCGTTGCTGTTCGACATTAAGATTATTTTCAAAACGATTCGCAACGGATTCGTGAACAAAAACGCATATTGA
- the ligA gene encoding NAD-dependent DNA ligase LigA, producing the protein MDPMKEMESLVAELNNYNYHYYTMDEPLVDDKAYDALYDRLLQLEQDSGVVLPDSPTLRVGGELLKGFLPHRHLAPLWSLDKAQNLEKLSSWHTRARKRIDDYNEKNPDTPLPEPSYAVELKFDGLTLNLTYEHGRLVQAATRGNGVVGEGILEQVKTIRSIPLSIPFTDGKLEIQGEGIMNLSVLEAYNEAASDKDKLKNARNAAAGALRNLDPKITSKRKLNAYFYNVGYAEGVTFQNQQDMMQFLRDNHLRVNPSVFYYQNFDDVIVKLEEIQAERSSLDYLIDGAVVKITDMRTREVLGYTDKFPRWAVAYKFEAEETSTILESVSWNVGRTGKITPLARVEAVELAGVTVQNCTLNNIGDIERKNLKYALGTRVYIRRSNDVIPEILGKVSEENDGEEIVYPDQCPACGFPVEQRGAHLFCNNKFGCEPQIVARITHFASRDAMDIETFSIKTATQLQSELQVREPADLYTLKLDDLVKLERFGERKANNLLQAIEDSKTRDLASFLYALGIPNTGKTTTRMLAEHYRDLDKIRSATVEELVELPDVGSIVAESIVEYFADPFMQTGIERMLEQGVQPQVPEAPAVVITEDSYFNGKTVVLTGTLHTMTRDDAAERLEQLGAKVTGSVSKKTDIVIAGEKAGSKLTKAQDLGIEIIEDEQQLRKLLNLDEA; encoded by the coding sequence ATGGACCCGATGAAGGAAATGGAAAGCCTTGTCGCCGAGCTGAACAACTATAATTATCATTATTACACCATGGACGAGCCGCTTGTGGATGATAAAGCCTACGATGCGCTGTACGACCGATTGCTGCAATTGGAACAGGATAGCGGTGTCGTATTGCCGGATTCCCCTACCTTGCGCGTAGGTGGCGAACTGCTGAAGGGCTTTTTGCCGCATCGTCATTTGGCGCCGCTGTGGAGTCTCGACAAAGCGCAGAATCTGGAGAAGTTGTCCAGCTGGCATACCCGCGCACGTAAACGCATCGACGATTACAACGAGAAGAACCCAGATACGCCGCTACCGGAACCAAGCTATGCGGTTGAACTGAAGTTTGACGGATTGACACTGAATCTGACCTATGAACATGGGCGTTTGGTTCAGGCAGCAACTCGCGGGAACGGTGTGGTTGGTGAAGGCATTTTAGAACAGGTCAAAACAATCCGCTCCATTCCACTATCGATTCCATTTACCGACGGCAAACTGGAAATTCAGGGTGAAGGCATCATGAATCTGTCTGTGCTGGAAGCGTATAACGAAGCTGCTTCAGACAAAGACAAACTCAAAAATGCCCGTAATGCAGCCGCAGGCGCATTGCGTAATCTCGACCCCAAAATCACATCCAAACGCAAGCTGAATGCCTACTTCTACAATGTAGGCTATGCAGAAGGAGTGACTTTCCAAAATCAACAGGATATGATGCAATTTCTGCGGGATAACCATCTACGCGTCAATCCTTCTGTTTTTTATTATCAGAATTTTGATGATGTCATTGTAAAACTAGAAGAAATCCAAGCCGAACGCAGCAGCCTTGATTATCTAATCGATGGCGCCGTGGTCAAAATTACCGATATGCGCACCCGTGAAGTACTGGGATATACTGATAAGTTCCCACGCTGGGCAGTCGCCTACAAATTCGAAGCCGAAGAGACAAGTACGATTCTTGAATCCGTCAGCTGGAATGTAGGACGTACTGGCAAAATCACTCCACTCGCACGTGTGGAAGCTGTCGAGCTGGCAGGCGTAACCGTACAGAATTGTACCCTCAACAATATCGGCGACATCGAACGCAAAAATCTGAAATACGCACTAGGTACCCGCGTTTACATCCGTCGTTCCAACGATGTAATTCCCGAAATCTTGGGCAAAGTGTCTGAGGAGAATGACGGCGAAGAGATTGTATACCCAGATCAATGCCCAGCATGTGGCTTCCCCGTTGAGCAGCGTGGAGCTCATCTGTTCTGTAACAACAAATTCGGCTGTGAACCGCAGATTGTAGCGCGGATCACTCATTTTGCTTCCCGCGATGCGATGGACATTGAGACATTCAGCATCAAGACCGCAACGCAACTGCAAAGCGAATTGCAGGTACGTGAACCAGCAGATTTGTATACGTTGAAGCTAGACGATCTTGTGAAGCTAGAACGCTTTGGCGAACGTAAAGCTAATAACCTGTTGCAAGCGATTGAAGACAGCAAGACTCGTGATCTAGCATCGTTCCTGTACGCACTTGGCATTCCGAACACAGGCAAAACGACAACACGTATGCTGGCAGAGCACTATCGCGATCTGGACAAAATCCGTTCGGCTACCGTGGAAGAATTGGTAGAACTGCCAGATGTAGGTTCAATCGTTGCTGAAAGTATCGTCGAATACTTTGCCGATCCATTTATGCAGACTGGAATTGAACGTATGCTGGAGCAGGGAGTACAGCCCCAAGTTCCCGAAGCACCAGCAGTGGTGATAACCGAAGATTCATACTTTAATGGCAAAACCGTTGTATTGACTGGTACACTGCACACGATGACTCGTGACGATGCCGCTGAACGGTTGGAGCAACTCGGAGCCAAAGTCACGGGTAGTGTATCCAAAAAAACCGACATCGTCATTGCAGGCGAAAAAGCAGGCAGCAAACTCACCAAAGCACAGGACCTCGGTATTGAGATTATTGAAGACGAACAACAACTCCGCAAACTGCTAAATCTGGACGAAGCATAA
- a CDS encoding heptaprenylglyceryl phosphate synthase, producing MRDEMKTWRHVFKLDPDRELSDDDLDRICMSGTDAIMVGGSSGITYDNTVDLMSRVRRYELPCVLEVSDLEAVVPGFDLYMIPMVLNTQQSEWIIGRHVQAIEQYSHLIPWELLIPEGYIVLNGESTVAQLTGAVTDLDADMAAAYAQVADRLWQLPIVYIEYSGTFGDMELAADIRRATRNAHVFYGGGVIDEQTARQASQVCDTVIVGNIVYSDLQQALTTVFAVKS from the coding sequence TTGAGAGACGAAATGAAAACATGGCGGCATGTGTTTAAACTAGACCCGGATCGCGAACTGTCCGATGACGATTTGGATCGGATTTGTATGTCCGGCACGGATGCTATTATGGTTGGCGGTTCATCCGGCATTACGTATGACAACACAGTGGATCTCATGTCTCGTGTACGTCGATACGAGTTGCCCTGCGTGCTGGAAGTATCCGATCTGGAAGCGGTGGTGCCGGGCTTTGATCTGTATATGATTCCAATGGTACTGAACACGCAGCAGAGCGAGTGGATCATTGGTAGGCATGTGCAGGCGATTGAGCAGTACAGTCATCTCATTCCATGGGAATTGCTTATACCGGAAGGGTATATTGTATTAAATGGCGAATCTACTGTAGCGCAATTGACGGGTGCAGTCACCGATCTGGATGCCGATATGGCTGCTGCTTATGCGCAGGTTGCAGATCGTCTATGGCAGTTACCGATAGTGTATATCGAATATAGTGGCACCTTTGGTGATATGGAGCTGGCAGCAGATATTCGCCGAGCGACTCGTAACGCACATGTGTTTTACGGTGGTGGCGTGATTGATGAGCAGACAGCACGTCAGGCGTCGCAGGTATGTGATACCGTCATTGTTGGCAATATTGTGTATAGCGATTTGCAGCAGGCGCTGACAACCGTATTCGCTGTAAAGTCATAA
- the pcrA gene encoding DNA helicase PcrA, which yields MTMINIKDAINRLNPRQKEAALATDGPLLIMAGAGSGKTRVLTHRIAHIIDSRKSAPWGILAITFTNKAAREMQERVSQLVGPDGREIWVSTFHSMCVRILRRDIERIGFTSNFSILDSGDQLSVIRSCMKDLNMDTKKFEPKTVQSMISTAKNELVTPDQYERNIGDYFEGLAAKVYTMYQRRLRANNSLDFDDLIMTTIQLFKEVPEVLEFYQKKFRYIHVDEYQDTNRAQYMLCNMLADAHHNICVVGDSDQSIYRWRGADITNILNFEKDYPEAKTILLEQNYRSTSNILNAANEVIGNNGGRKPKKLWTDKEGGAKIKVYRADSEHDEGYFVTSEIHKNVKAGRPYQDHAILYRTNAQSRVIEEILIKSDIPYQIVGGIKFYDRKEIKDILGYLRLLSNPDDDISLTRVINVPKRGIGDTSVAKLASAAGERGISIFKVLEIVDDLGFAGRTRNALVEFYDMIAALHQMVDYLSVTELTEKILEMSQYRVELQRENTLESKARVENIEEFLSVTMEFEKNNDDKSLVSFLTDLALIADIDSMGDDPEEQEDAVVLMTMHSAKGLEFPTVFIIGMEEGVFPHSRAFMDNDELEEERRLAYVGITRAEKQLFLSCAQMRTLFGRTTANPPSRFLEEIPEEYKEDTRVAPNNYRRGGGSSYGNGGRGFGGNGSGGSNFGARRDNSSAFGSGSSARAVPRTAPASSGVTVSTGNGAAPKPAASGGGSFQAGDKVSHGKWGIGTIVAVKGTGNDMELQIAFPAPTGLKRLLAGFAPITKVE from the coding sequence ATGACGATGATTAACATCAAAGACGCCATCAACCGCCTAAATCCAAGACAAAAGGAAGCGGCATTAGCAACTGATGGTCCACTACTCATTATGGCAGGCGCGGGCAGTGGGAAAACACGCGTACTGACTCACCGTATCGCCCATATTATCGATTCCCGCAAATCGGCGCCTTGGGGCATTCTTGCGATTACCTTTACGAACAAAGCCGCTCGTGAGATGCAGGAGCGGGTATCCCAGCTGGTTGGTCCAGATGGACGCGAAATCTGGGTATCCACGTTTCACTCCATGTGCGTACGTATTTTGCGTCGTGATATTGAGCGGATCGGTTTTACCTCTAATTTCTCCATTCTGGATTCTGGGGATCAGCTATCTGTAATCCGTTCTTGTATGAAAGACCTGAACATGGATACGAAAAAGTTTGAACCGAAAACCGTTCAATCCATGATCAGCACAGCGAAGAACGAATTGGTCACACCAGATCAATATGAGCGCAATATCGGTGATTATTTTGAAGGGCTGGCAGCCAAAGTATATACCATGTATCAGCGTCGTCTGCGCGCGAATAACTCGCTCGATTTTGACGATCTGATCATGACGACGATTCAACTGTTCAAGGAAGTACCGGAAGTACTGGAGTTTTACCAGAAGAAATTCCGTTATATCCATGTCGATGAATATCAAGATACGAACCGTGCGCAATATATGCTGTGTAATATGCTGGCAGACGCGCATCACAATATTTGCGTCGTCGGCGATAGTGACCAGTCGATTTACCGCTGGCGTGGTGCGGATATTACGAATATTTTGAATTTTGAAAAAGATTATCCCGAAGCGAAAACGATTTTGCTGGAGCAAAACTATCGTTCTACCTCCAACATCCTGAACGCAGCCAATGAAGTCATCGGCAACAACGGTGGTCGCAAACCGAAAAAGCTGTGGACGGACAAAGAAGGTGGCGCCAAGATCAAAGTCTACCGCGCTGACTCCGAACATGATGAAGGTTACTTCGTTACCTCTGAGATTCATAAAAATGTAAAAGCTGGTCGCCCGTATCAAGACCATGCGATTCTATATCGTACCAATGCGCAGTCACGGGTCATAGAGGAAATTCTGATCAAGTCGGATATTCCGTACCAGATTGTCGGCGGCATCAAGTTCTATGATCGAAAAGAGATCAAGGACATTCTCGGCTATCTGCGTCTGTTATCTAACCCGGATGATGATATCAGCTTGACCCGCGTTATCAATGTACCGAAGCGTGGTATCGGTGATACCAGTGTGGCGAAGCTAGCATCGGCAGCAGGAGAACGTGGCATTTCGATTTTCAAAGTGCTAGAGATTGTCGATGATCTGGGCTTTGCTGGACGTACGCGCAATGCACTGGTGGAATTTTACGATATGATTGCGGCGCTTCATCAGATGGTGGATTATCTGTCTGTGACCGAATTGACCGAGAAGATTTTGGAGATGTCTCAATACCGAGTGGAGCTGCAACGTGAGAATACGCTGGAATCCAAAGCGCGCGTCGAGAATATTGAAGAGTTCTTGTCGGTTACGATGGAATTTGAAAAGAACAATGATGATAAATCGCTCGTATCGTTCCTGACGGATCTGGCGTTGATCGCTGACATTGATTCGATGGGCGATGATCCTGAAGAGCAGGAAGATGCCGTTGTACTGATGACGATGCACAGTGCGAAGGGTCTAGAGTTCCCAACTGTATTTATTATCGGGATGGAGGAAGGCGTCTTCCCACATAGCCGTGCTTTTATGGATAATGATGAGCTGGAAGAGGAACGTCGTCTAGCGTATGTTGGTATTACCAGAGCTGAGAAGCAGTTGTTCTTGTCCTGCGCACAGATGCGTACACTGTTTGGACGTACAACCGCTAACCCACCATCACGCTTCTTGGAGGAGATTCCAGAAGAGTACAAAGAAGATACACGCGTAGCACCAAATAACTATCGTCGTGGTGGCGGTAGCAGCTATGGTAACGGCGGACGCGGCTTTGGCGGCAATGGAAGCGGCGGCAGTAACTTTGGCGCACGTCGAGATAACTCATCGGCATTTGGCAGTGGATCGTCTGCACGTGCCGTACCGCGCACAGCACCAGCATCCTCTGGTGTAACTGTAAGTACTGGCAATGGCGCTGCACCAAAACCAGCAGCAAGCGGAGGCGGTAGCTTCCAAGCTGGTGACAAAGTTTCTCATGGCAAATGGGGCATCGGTACCATTGTAGCTGTCAAAGGAACGGGTAATGATATGGAGCTGCAAATTGCGTTCCCAGCACCGACTGGCTTGAAACGACTGCTGGCAGGCTTTGCACCAATTACCAAAGTAGAATAA
- a CDS encoding molybdopterin-dependent oxidoreductase, with the protein MSRLLSMIQKGFGKKLIRLHTWNAWLVALLAVTGLVLLGGFWREVLGEVRVWIRWVHIIGGLALLVPVIYYLFLASKHWKQIRQKPAQKMNVILVMILLIGWIVSGILLWLLRQVGPNIANTALFVHDLLTWIGLPYIIYHSLTRTAWLKDPKKRSIRLQPDHIASETVSSDSEPMVKKPVVIPAARPQEATPFYTRRSFLRGAIGIGLAVSVGPTFLRWLGNSLTSSGGSWTEMEASNPNKMVPDPKPLTDSSPPIGGGAQGEFRVYTVTPIPSFDNSNWSFTIDGLVNKPQTWNWEQFLSLKRHVQVSDFHCVTGWSVYKNTWEGIPLLDFLKMAGVKSEARTIKFYSGDGVYTDSITMEQAQLKDIMVAVLHDGNVIPADLGGPVRLVIPKMYAYKSVKWLNRIELIADDHTGYWEQRGYDKDAWLPDNLS; encoded by the coding sequence ATGAGTCGTTTGCTTTCCATGATTCAAAAGGGCTTTGGTAAAAAGCTCATTCGCCTTCATACGTGGAATGCTTGGCTAGTGGCATTACTGGCGGTAACTGGACTTGTTTTGCTAGGAGGATTCTGGCGAGAGGTTCTGGGCGAGGTTCGTGTTTGGATTCGTTGGGTTCATATTATCGGTGGACTGGCATTGCTGGTACCGGTGATTTACTACTTATTCCTCGCCTCCAAGCACTGGAAGCAGATTCGGCAAAAACCAGCGCAGAAAATGAATGTAATTCTGGTCATGATTTTGCTGATTGGTTGGATCGTATCAGGCATTTTGTTATGGCTGCTACGGCAGGTTGGACCGAATATTGCCAATACCGCACTATTTGTACATGATTTGCTGACTTGGATTGGTTTGCCTTATATTATCTACCATTCGCTGACCCGTACAGCTTGGTTGAAAGATCCGAAGAAGCGTTCCATTCGATTACAACCTGATCATATAGCTTCAGAGACGGTGAGTTCTGATTCGGAGCCTATGGTCAAAAAACCTGTGGTTATTCCTGCGGCACGCCCACAGGAAGCAACACCATTTTATACAAGACGTTCCTTTTTGCGTGGGGCAATTGGTATTGGGCTGGCTGTTTCCGTTGGTCCTACTTTTCTGAGATGGCTGGGCAATTCGTTAACAAGCAGTGGCGGCAGTTGGACGGAAATGGAAGCTAGCAATCCGAACAAAATGGTTCCTGATCCTAAACCGCTTACTGATTCGTCGCCGCCTATTGGTGGCGGTGCGCAGGGTGAGTTTCGTGTGTATACGGTAACGCCTATTCCTTCTTTTGATAATAGTAACTGGTCCTTTACGATTGATGGGCTGGTGAATAAGCCGCAAACATGGAATTGGGAGCAATTCTTGTCTTTGAAGCGGCACGTTCAGGTTAGTGATTTTCATTGTGTGACAGGCTGGTCAGTGTATAAAAATACGTGGGAAGGCATTCCGTTGCTCGACTTTTTGAAAATGGCAGGGGTTAAGTCTGAAGCGCGTACGATCAAATTTTATTCCGGTGACGGAGTGTATACCGATTCGATTACGATGGAGCAGGCGCAGTTGAAGGATATTATGGTGGCTGTGCTGCATGATGGCAATGTGATTCCTGCCGATCTCGGTGGACCGGTACGCCTCGTCATTCCGAAAATGTATGCTTACAAATCGGTAAAATGGCTGAATCGCATCGAGCTGATTGCTGACGATCATACTGGGTACTGGGAACAACGTGGTTATGATAAGGATGCTTGGCTGCCGGATAATTTGAGCTAA